Proteins from a genomic interval of Syngnathus typhle isolate RoL2023-S1 ecotype Sweden linkage group LG15, RoL_Styp_1.0, whole genome shotgun sequence:
- the ksr1a gene encoding kinase suppressor of Ras 1 isoform X2 has translation MDSVSTIGGNMVESGEKPERDGGGGGDAAMAALHQCELIQNMIDISISSLQGLRTKCAASNDLTQQEIRTLEVKLVKYICKQLQCKLKVPETERPDDLDSYPRLRDWLRTINLRPELIKAVEAKFSLDALLQMAGTQVRDTMRRLGFTSEECARLSAALSCLKSVTEAGGELKEDSTTWLSEPTRRDSGSLLTADQLSSLGNPLRPLSPSPLARPSTIHSTPSTPCTTFPHPRSGSVSAVSTPEAQTPHLHGESPLTSAFPVSLARSGRLHGHTSTPPVTPPSKRRHRLKPPCTPPPPSRKVLHLLPNITLTRSKSHESQLGNRIEDPLANKCVKKNKILLNMQVNGNGHEDTPCRYPAVPVRTPGLPPAATTMPYTLPGTPTLLEEHSIIKNNKPVHRSSPQAVRRDIGLAVTHRFSTKSWLSQTCQVCQKNMMFGVKCKHCRLKCHNKCTKEAPSCRISFLPIAKIRRTESVPSDINNPVDRPSEAPQFGTLPKALTKKDHPPILNQLDSSSNPSSTTSSTPSSPAPFQQSNPPSATPPPNPSPKGHRDSRFNFPAACYFQHRQQFIFPDVSSPATFHTDILQDTVSEIEQSEEDLHADLVEDEDEEAGEDNIEVEDEDPELDEDNEEEEEEMCDDGEGEEDGEEIRMNMGSDGECEGDKLDDLPCSRGNQWKVPISRKASQTSVYLQEWDIPFEQLDLGELIGKGRWGKVHKGRWHGEVAIRLLEIDGNNQDHLKLFKKEVMNYRQTRHENVVLFMGACMAPPHLAIITSFCKGRTLYSVVRDTKNTLDINKTRQIAQEIVKGMGYLHAKGIVHKDLKSKNVFHDTNKVVITDFGLFGISGVVQEGRRENQLKLPHGWICYLAPEIVRKMSPGNNEDRLPFSTAADVYAFGTIWYELQIRDWPITNQPVEATIWQVGSGEGIKNVLSEISLGKEVTEILSACWAYDLRERPPFTQLADMLEKLPKLNRRLSHPGHFWKSAEL, from the exons ATGGATAGTGTGTCTACTATCGGTGGGAATATGGTCGAGAGTGGCGAGAAGCCAGAGAGGGACGGTGGCGGAGGGGGCGACGCAGCCATGGCCGCGCTCCACCAGTGCGAACTGATCCAGAACATGATAGATATCTCCATCTCCAGCTTACAGGGGCTCAGGACCAAATGCGCCGCGTCCAACGACCTCACGCAGCAAGAAATCCGCACACTGGAG GTGAAGCTGGTGAAATACATCTGTAAACAGCTGCAGTGCAAGCTCAAAGTGCCAGAGACCGAGAGGCCCGACGACCTGGACAGCTATCCACGCTTGCGAGACTGGCTCCGCACCATCAACTTACGGCCAGAACTCATCAAG GCAGTGGAAGCAAAGTTCTCCCTGGATGCCTTACTGCAGATGGCAGGAACTCAGGTGAGGGACACAATGCGAAGGCTTGGCTTCACTTCCGAAGAATGTGCCCGACTAAGTGCTGCCCTCTCCTGTCTCAAGAGTGTAACTGAAGCCG GAGGTGAACTGAAGGAAGACAGCACAACTTGGTTGTCTGAGCCCACCAGGAGGGACAGCGGTTCTCTGCTGACTGCAGATCAGCTTTCTAGCCTTGGAAACCCACTGCGGCCGCTCAGCCCCTCGCCTCTCGCCCGCCCATCCACCATCCATTCTACACCGTCCACCCCCTGCACGACTTTTCCTCATCCCCGCTCCGGCTCGGTGTCAGCGGTTTCCACGCCCGAGGCACAGACGCCGCACCTCCATGGTGAAAGTCCCCTCACGAGCGCATTCCCCGTGTCCTTAGCTCGCTCTGGCCGTCTCCATGGACACACTTCCACACCGCCCGTAACGCCACCATCCAAGCGGCGACACCGACTGAAGCCTCCGTGCACGCCACCGCCTCCGTCCCGCAAAGTGCTCCATCTGCTCCCCAACATCACCCTCACACGCAGCAAAAGTCACGAATCGCAGTTGGGCAATCGCATCGAAGACCCACTGGCCAACAA ATGtgtcaaaaagaacaaaatccTCTTGAATATGCAAGTCAATGGGAACGGACATGAGGACACGCCTTGTCGCTACCCCGCTGTTCCTGTACGGACCCCGGGGCTGCCCCCAGCTGCAACCACCATGCCTTATACCCTTCCTGGTACACCAACCCTGTTGGAAGAGCATAGCATCATTAAGA ATAACAAACCAGTTCACCGCAGCTCTCCACAAGCTGTGAGGAGAGACATCGGCCTTGCAGTCACACacag GTTCTCCACCAAGTCTTGGCTCTCTCAGACATGTCAAGTGTGTCAGAAGAACATGATGTTTGGGGTTAAGTGCAAACATTGTCG ATTAAAGTGCCACAACAAATGCACAAAGGAAGCGCCATCTTGCAGAATCTCTTTTCTTCCAA TTGCCAAAATTCGGAGGACAGAGTCTGTGCCATCTGATATCAACAACCCAGTGGATCGTCCTTCCGAAGCTCCCCAGTTTGGTACGCTACCAAAGGCCCTTACCAAAAAG GATCATCCCCCCATCCTGAACCAGCTCGACTCCAGCAGTAATCCGTCCTCCACGACCTCGTCCACACCCTCCTCCCCGGCACCTTTCCAGCAGAGTAACCCTCCAAGCGCCACGCCGCCTCCCAACCCATCGCCCAAAGGCCATCGGGACAGCCGCTTCAACTTCCCAG CTGCCTGCTACTTTCAGCATAGACAGCAGTTTATCTTCCCCG ACGTCTCCAGCCCCGCTACTTTCCATACCGATATTCTCCAAGACACAGT CAGTGAAATTGAGCAATCAGAAGAGGACCTACATGCTGATTTGGTtgaagatgaagatgaggag GCAGGGGAGGACAACATTGAGGTCGAAGATGAAGACCCCGAACTGGATGAGGAcaatgaggaggaagaggaagagatgTGCGATGACGGGGAGGGCGAGGAGGACGGCGAGGAGATCCGGATGAACATGGGCTCCGACGGCGAGTGCGAAGGTGACAAGTTAGACGATCTGCCCTGCTCGCGGGGGAACCAATGGAAGGTCCCCATCTCCCGCAAAGCCAGCCAGACCAGTGTCTACCTGCAAGAATGGGACATCCCTTTTGAGCAGCTGGACCTTGGAGAACTCATAGGAAAG GGCCGCTGGGGCAAGGTGCATAAAGGTCGATGGCACGGCGAGGTGGCGATCCGACTTCTTGAGATCGATGGGAACAATCAGGACCACCTGAAACTCTTTAAAAAGGAAGTGATGAACTACAGGCAGACCAGACATGAGAATGTGGTGCTCTTTATGGGTGCTTGCATGGCCCCGCCCCACTTGGCCATCATCACTAG TTTCTGTAAAGGGAGGACACTGTATTCCGTTGTGAGAGATACTAAAAACACTTTGGATATTAACAAGACCAGACAAATAGCCCAGGAGATTGTCAAG GGAATGGGATATCTGCACGCTAAAGGAATTGTCCACAAAGACTTGAAGTCAAAGAACGTTTTTCATGACACCAACAAGGTTGTAATCACAGACTTTGGCCTTTTTGGGATTTCAGGTGTTGTTCAGGAAGGGAG GCGTGAGAATCAACTCAAACTTCCACATGGCTGGATTTGTTACCTTGCGCCGGAAATAGTGCGAAAGATGAGTCCAGGTAACAACGAGGACCGACTTCCTTTCTCCACTGCGGCGGATGTGTACGCCTTTGG CACCATTTGGTACGAGCTCCAAATAAGAGACTGGCCAATCACCAACCAGCCTGTGGAAGCAACCATCTGGCAGGTGGGCAGTGGAGAAGGTATTAAAAATGTCCTGTCAGAGATCAGCTTGGGAAAGGAGGTCACG GAGATCCTCTCGGCCTGCTGGGCTTACGACCTGCGGGAGCGGCCCCCTTTCACACAGCTGGCTGACATGCTGGAGAAGCTACCCAAACTCAACCGCAGGCTCTCTCACCCGGGACACTTCTGGAAGTCAGCAGA GTTGTAG
- the ksr1a gene encoding kinase suppressor of Ras 1 isoform X1 produces MDSVSTIGGNMVESGEKPERDGGGGGDAAMAALHQCELIQNMIDISISSLQGLRTKCAASNDLTQQEIRTLEVKLVKYICKQLQCKLKVPETERPDDLDSYPRLRDWLRTINLRPELIKAVEAKFSLDALLQMAGTQVRDTMRRLGFTSEECARLSAALSCLKSVTEAGGELKEDSTTWLSEPTRRDSGSLLTADQLSSLGNPLRPLSPSPLARPSTIHSTPSTPCTTFPHPRSGSVSAVSTPEAQTPHLHGESPLTSAFPVSLARSGRLHGHTSTPPVTPPSKRRHRLKPPCTPPPPSRKVLHLLPNITLTRSKSHESQLGNRIEDPLANKCVKKNKILLNMQVNGNGHEDTPCRYPAVPVRTPGLPPAATTMPYTLPGTPTLLEEHSIIKNNKPVHRSSPQAVRRDIGLAVTHRFSTKSWLSQTCQVCQKNMMFGVKCKHCRLKCHNKCTKEAPSCRISFLPIAKIRRTESVPSDINNPVDRPSEAPQFGTLPKALTKKDHPPILNQLDSSSNPSSTTSSTPSSPAPFQQSNPPSATPPPNPSPKGHRDSRFNFPAACYFQHRQQFIFPDVSSPATFHTDILQDTVSEIEQSEEDLHADLVEDEDEEAGEDNIEVEDEDPELDEDNEEEEEEMCDDGEGEEDGEEIRMNMGSDGECEGDKLDDLPCSRGNQWKVPISRKASQTSVYLQEWDIPFEQLDLGELIGKGRWGKVHKGRWHGEVAIRLLEIDGNNQDHLKLFKKEVMNYRQTRHENVVLFMGACMAPPHLAIITSFCKGRTLYSVVRDTKNTLDINKTRQIAQEIVKGMGYLHAKGIVHKDLKSKNVFHDTNKVVITDFGLFGISGVVQEGRRENQLKLPHGWICYLAPEIVRKMSPGNNEDRLPFSTAADVYAFGTIWYELQIRDWPITNQPVEATIWQVGSGEGIKNVLSEISLGKEVTEILSACWAYDLRERPPFTQLADMLEKLPKLNRRLSHPGHFWKSADVCVPQCSTYR; encoded by the exons ATGGATAGTGTGTCTACTATCGGTGGGAATATGGTCGAGAGTGGCGAGAAGCCAGAGAGGGACGGTGGCGGAGGGGGCGACGCAGCCATGGCCGCGCTCCACCAGTGCGAACTGATCCAGAACATGATAGATATCTCCATCTCCAGCTTACAGGGGCTCAGGACCAAATGCGCCGCGTCCAACGACCTCACGCAGCAAGAAATCCGCACACTGGAG GTGAAGCTGGTGAAATACATCTGTAAACAGCTGCAGTGCAAGCTCAAAGTGCCAGAGACCGAGAGGCCCGACGACCTGGACAGCTATCCACGCTTGCGAGACTGGCTCCGCACCATCAACTTACGGCCAGAACTCATCAAG GCAGTGGAAGCAAAGTTCTCCCTGGATGCCTTACTGCAGATGGCAGGAACTCAGGTGAGGGACACAATGCGAAGGCTTGGCTTCACTTCCGAAGAATGTGCCCGACTAAGTGCTGCCCTCTCCTGTCTCAAGAGTGTAACTGAAGCCG GAGGTGAACTGAAGGAAGACAGCACAACTTGGTTGTCTGAGCCCACCAGGAGGGACAGCGGTTCTCTGCTGACTGCAGATCAGCTTTCTAGCCTTGGAAACCCACTGCGGCCGCTCAGCCCCTCGCCTCTCGCCCGCCCATCCACCATCCATTCTACACCGTCCACCCCCTGCACGACTTTTCCTCATCCCCGCTCCGGCTCGGTGTCAGCGGTTTCCACGCCCGAGGCACAGACGCCGCACCTCCATGGTGAAAGTCCCCTCACGAGCGCATTCCCCGTGTCCTTAGCTCGCTCTGGCCGTCTCCATGGACACACTTCCACACCGCCCGTAACGCCACCATCCAAGCGGCGACACCGACTGAAGCCTCCGTGCACGCCACCGCCTCCGTCCCGCAAAGTGCTCCATCTGCTCCCCAACATCACCCTCACACGCAGCAAAAGTCACGAATCGCAGTTGGGCAATCGCATCGAAGACCCACTGGCCAACAA ATGtgtcaaaaagaacaaaatccTCTTGAATATGCAAGTCAATGGGAACGGACATGAGGACACGCCTTGTCGCTACCCCGCTGTTCCTGTACGGACCCCGGGGCTGCCCCCAGCTGCAACCACCATGCCTTATACCCTTCCTGGTACACCAACCCTGTTGGAAGAGCATAGCATCATTAAGA ATAACAAACCAGTTCACCGCAGCTCTCCACAAGCTGTGAGGAGAGACATCGGCCTTGCAGTCACACacag GTTCTCCACCAAGTCTTGGCTCTCTCAGACATGTCAAGTGTGTCAGAAGAACATGATGTTTGGGGTTAAGTGCAAACATTGTCG ATTAAAGTGCCACAACAAATGCACAAAGGAAGCGCCATCTTGCAGAATCTCTTTTCTTCCAA TTGCCAAAATTCGGAGGACAGAGTCTGTGCCATCTGATATCAACAACCCAGTGGATCGTCCTTCCGAAGCTCCCCAGTTTGGTACGCTACCAAAGGCCCTTACCAAAAAG GATCATCCCCCCATCCTGAACCAGCTCGACTCCAGCAGTAATCCGTCCTCCACGACCTCGTCCACACCCTCCTCCCCGGCACCTTTCCAGCAGAGTAACCCTCCAAGCGCCACGCCGCCTCCCAACCCATCGCCCAAAGGCCATCGGGACAGCCGCTTCAACTTCCCAG CTGCCTGCTACTTTCAGCATAGACAGCAGTTTATCTTCCCCG ACGTCTCCAGCCCCGCTACTTTCCATACCGATATTCTCCAAGACACAGT CAGTGAAATTGAGCAATCAGAAGAGGACCTACATGCTGATTTGGTtgaagatgaagatgaggag GCAGGGGAGGACAACATTGAGGTCGAAGATGAAGACCCCGAACTGGATGAGGAcaatgaggaggaagaggaagagatgTGCGATGACGGGGAGGGCGAGGAGGACGGCGAGGAGATCCGGATGAACATGGGCTCCGACGGCGAGTGCGAAGGTGACAAGTTAGACGATCTGCCCTGCTCGCGGGGGAACCAATGGAAGGTCCCCATCTCCCGCAAAGCCAGCCAGACCAGTGTCTACCTGCAAGAATGGGACATCCCTTTTGAGCAGCTGGACCTTGGAGAACTCATAGGAAAG GGCCGCTGGGGCAAGGTGCATAAAGGTCGATGGCACGGCGAGGTGGCGATCCGACTTCTTGAGATCGATGGGAACAATCAGGACCACCTGAAACTCTTTAAAAAGGAAGTGATGAACTACAGGCAGACCAGACATGAGAATGTGGTGCTCTTTATGGGTGCTTGCATGGCCCCGCCCCACTTGGCCATCATCACTAG TTTCTGTAAAGGGAGGACACTGTATTCCGTTGTGAGAGATACTAAAAACACTTTGGATATTAACAAGACCAGACAAATAGCCCAGGAGATTGTCAAG GGAATGGGATATCTGCACGCTAAAGGAATTGTCCACAAAGACTTGAAGTCAAAGAACGTTTTTCATGACACCAACAAGGTTGTAATCACAGACTTTGGCCTTTTTGGGATTTCAGGTGTTGTTCAGGAAGGGAG GCGTGAGAATCAACTCAAACTTCCACATGGCTGGATTTGTTACCTTGCGCCGGAAATAGTGCGAAAGATGAGTCCAGGTAACAACGAGGACCGACTTCCTTTCTCCACTGCGGCGGATGTGTACGCCTTTGG CACCATTTGGTACGAGCTCCAAATAAGAGACTGGCCAATCACCAACCAGCCTGTGGAAGCAACCATCTGGCAGGTGGGCAGTGGAGAAGGTATTAAAAATGTCCTGTCAGAGATCAGCTTGGGAAAGGAGGTCACG GAGATCCTCTCGGCCTGCTGGGCTTACGACCTGCGGGAGCGGCCCCCTTTCACACAGCTGGCTGACATGCTGGAGAAGCTACCCAAACTCAACCGCAGGCTCTCTCACCCGGGACACTTCTGGAAGTCAGCAGA CGTATGTGTCCCGCAATGTTCTACTTATCGTTGA
- the ksr1a gene encoding kinase suppressor of Ras 1 isoform X3, with translation MDSVSTIGGNMVESGEKPERDGGGGGDAAMAALHQCELIQNMIDISISSLQGLRTKCAASNDLTQQEIRTLEVKLVKYICKQLQCKLKVPETERPDDLDSYPRLRDWLRTINLRPELIKAVEAKFSLDALLQMAGTQVRDTMRRLGFTSEECARLSAALSCLKSVTEAGGELKEDSTTWLSEPTRRDSGSLLTADQLSSLGNPLRPLSPSPLARPSTIHSTPSTPCTTFPHPRSGSVSAVSTPEAQTPHLHGESPLTSAFPVSLARSGRLHGHTSTPPVTPPSKRRHRLKPPCTPPPPSRKVLHLLPNITLTRSKSHESQLGNRIEDPLANKCVKKNKILLNMQVNGNGHEDTPCRYPAVPVRTPGLPPAATTMPYTLPGTPTLLEEHSIIKNNKPVHRSSPQAVRRDIGLAVTHRFSTKSWLSQTCQVCQKNMMFGVKCKHCRLKCHNKCTKEAPSCRISFLPIAKIRRTESVPSDINNPVDRPSEAPQFGTLPKALTKKDHPPILNQLDSSSNPSSTTSSTPSSPAPFQQSNPPSATPPPNPSPKGHRDSRFNFPDVSSPATFHTDILQDTVSEIEQSEEDLHADLVEDEDEEAGEDNIEVEDEDPELDEDNEEEEEEMCDDGEGEEDGEEIRMNMGSDGECEGDKLDDLPCSRGNQWKVPISRKASQTSVYLQEWDIPFEQLDLGELIGKGRWGKVHKGRWHGEVAIRLLEIDGNNQDHLKLFKKEVMNYRQTRHENVVLFMGACMAPPHLAIITSFCKGRTLYSVVRDTKNTLDINKTRQIAQEIVKGMGYLHAKGIVHKDLKSKNVFHDTNKVVITDFGLFGISGVVQEGRRENQLKLPHGWICYLAPEIVRKMSPGNNEDRLPFSTAADVYAFGTIWYELQIRDWPITNQPVEATIWQVGSGEGIKNVLSEISLGKEVTEILSACWAYDLRERPPFTQLADMLEKLPKLNRRLSHPGHFWKSADVCVPQCSTYR, from the exons ATGGATAGTGTGTCTACTATCGGTGGGAATATGGTCGAGAGTGGCGAGAAGCCAGAGAGGGACGGTGGCGGAGGGGGCGACGCAGCCATGGCCGCGCTCCACCAGTGCGAACTGATCCAGAACATGATAGATATCTCCATCTCCAGCTTACAGGGGCTCAGGACCAAATGCGCCGCGTCCAACGACCTCACGCAGCAAGAAATCCGCACACTGGAG GTGAAGCTGGTGAAATACATCTGTAAACAGCTGCAGTGCAAGCTCAAAGTGCCAGAGACCGAGAGGCCCGACGACCTGGACAGCTATCCACGCTTGCGAGACTGGCTCCGCACCATCAACTTACGGCCAGAACTCATCAAG GCAGTGGAAGCAAAGTTCTCCCTGGATGCCTTACTGCAGATGGCAGGAACTCAGGTGAGGGACACAATGCGAAGGCTTGGCTTCACTTCCGAAGAATGTGCCCGACTAAGTGCTGCCCTCTCCTGTCTCAAGAGTGTAACTGAAGCCG GAGGTGAACTGAAGGAAGACAGCACAACTTGGTTGTCTGAGCCCACCAGGAGGGACAGCGGTTCTCTGCTGACTGCAGATCAGCTTTCTAGCCTTGGAAACCCACTGCGGCCGCTCAGCCCCTCGCCTCTCGCCCGCCCATCCACCATCCATTCTACACCGTCCACCCCCTGCACGACTTTTCCTCATCCCCGCTCCGGCTCGGTGTCAGCGGTTTCCACGCCCGAGGCACAGACGCCGCACCTCCATGGTGAAAGTCCCCTCACGAGCGCATTCCCCGTGTCCTTAGCTCGCTCTGGCCGTCTCCATGGACACACTTCCACACCGCCCGTAACGCCACCATCCAAGCGGCGACACCGACTGAAGCCTCCGTGCACGCCACCGCCTCCGTCCCGCAAAGTGCTCCATCTGCTCCCCAACATCACCCTCACACGCAGCAAAAGTCACGAATCGCAGTTGGGCAATCGCATCGAAGACCCACTGGCCAACAA ATGtgtcaaaaagaacaaaatccTCTTGAATATGCAAGTCAATGGGAACGGACATGAGGACACGCCTTGTCGCTACCCCGCTGTTCCTGTACGGACCCCGGGGCTGCCCCCAGCTGCAACCACCATGCCTTATACCCTTCCTGGTACACCAACCCTGTTGGAAGAGCATAGCATCATTAAGA ATAACAAACCAGTTCACCGCAGCTCTCCACAAGCTGTGAGGAGAGACATCGGCCTTGCAGTCACACacag GTTCTCCACCAAGTCTTGGCTCTCTCAGACATGTCAAGTGTGTCAGAAGAACATGATGTTTGGGGTTAAGTGCAAACATTGTCG ATTAAAGTGCCACAACAAATGCACAAAGGAAGCGCCATCTTGCAGAATCTCTTTTCTTCCAA TTGCCAAAATTCGGAGGACAGAGTCTGTGCCATCTGATATCAACAACCCAGTGGATCGTCCTTCCGAAGCTCCCCAGTTTGGTACGCTACCAAAGGCCCTTACCAAAAAG GATCATCCCCCCATCCTGAACCAGCTCGACTCCAGCAGTAATCCGTCCTCCACGACCTCGTCCACACCCTCCTCCCCGGCACCTTTCCAGCAGAGTAACCCTCCAAGCGCCACGCCGCCTCCCAACCCATCGCCCAAAGGCCATCGGGACAGCCGCTTCAACTTCCCAG ACGTCTCCAGCCCCGCTACTTTCCATACCGATATTCTCCAAGACACAGT CAGTGAAATTGAGCAATCAGAAGAGGACCTACATGCTGATTTGGTtgaagatgaagatgaggag GCAGGGGAGGACAACATTGAGGTCGAAGATGAAGACCCCGAACTGGATGAGGAcaatgaggaggaagaggaagagatgTGCGATGACGGGGAGGGCGAGGAGGACGGCGAGGAGATCCGGATGAACATGGGCTCCGACGGCGAGTGCGAAGGTGACAAGTTAGACGATCTGCCCTGCTCGCGGGGGAACCAATGGAAGGTCCCCATCTCCCGCAAAGCCAGCCAGACCAGTGTCTACCTGCAAGAATGGGACATCCCTTTTGAGCAGCTGGACCTTGGAGAACTCATAGGAAAG GGCCGCTGGGGCAAGGTGCATAAAGGTCGATGGCACGGCGAGGTGGCGATCCGACTTCTTGAGATCGATGGGAACAATCAGGACCACCTGAAACTCTTTAAAAAGGAAGTGATGAACTACAGGCAGACCAGACATGAGAATGTGGTGCTCTTTATGGGTGCTTGCATGGCCCCGCCCCACTTGGCCATCATCACTAG TTTCTGTAAAGGGAGGACACTGTATTCCGTTGTGAGAGATACTAAAAACACTTTGGATATTAACAAGACCAGACAAATAGCCCAGGAGATTGTCAAG GGAATGGGATATCTGCACGCTAAAGGAATTGTCCACAAAGACTTGAAGTCAAAGAACGTTTTTCATGACACCAACAAGGTTGTAATCACAGACTTTGGCCTTTTTGGGATTTCAGGTGTTGTTCAGGAAGGGAG GCGTGAGAATCAACTCAAACTTCCACATGGCTGGATTTGTTACCTTGCGCCGGAAATAGTGCGAAAGATGAGTCCAGGTAACAACGAGGACCGACTTCCTTTCTCCACTGCGGCGGATGTGTACGCCTTTGG CACCATTTGGTACGAGCTCCAAATAAGAGACTGGCCAATCACCAACCAGCCTGTGGAAGCAACCATCTGGCAGGTGGGCAGTGGAGAAGGTATTAAAAATGTCCTGTCAGAGATCAGCTTGGGAAAGGAGGTCACG GAGATCCTCTCGGCCTGCTGGGCTTACGACCTGCGGGAGCGGCCCCCTTTCACACAGCTGGCTGACATGCTGGAGAAGCTACCCAAACTCAACCGCAGGCTCTCTCACCCGGGACACTTCTGGAAGTCAGCAGA CGTATGTGTCCCGCAATGTTCTACTTATCGTTGA
- the LOC133168587 gene encoding oligodendrocyte-myelin glycoprotein-like, which yields MELLLVLLLGLQFLAACPAACSCNRSHRDVDCSRRALRELPDGLRLDLRFLDMSHNRLQNLDGALASYTHLRILDVSHNHLSRVPDRLPRSLWQLHAASNRILRLDKNDTVHQWNLRVLDLSNNNLERTVFINNTLINLCMLNMSYNNLWTFPTNMPARLEIIDISHNSLVKVLPGSLDRLPNLSLFYLHANRLSELPFGVFEQIPSLRVLTLGNNPWACHKEAAMTYLLSWLQRSAALILGCPCRLQPICGGGKTGWWNLSTFHLPAVMTSTRGLLPDSTKATTTIDSLPDTSTSAGSTQDTRVMTKTPRRITDKFLTTIRVKKPSGLRTESVRRKVPPFSGGVDNMAQSLAKYSSTFLLFSLSLLSLMLP from the exons ATGGAGCTGCTGCTCGTCTTGTTGCTGGGGTTACAATTCCTCGCCGCGTGCCCCGCCGCCTGCTCCTGTAACCGCAGCCACAGGGACGTGGACTGCTCACGGAGGGCCCTGCGAGAGCTGCCCGACGGCCTTCGGCTCGACCTGCGCTTCCTCGACATGTCCCACAACCGACTCCAGAACCTGGACGGCGCGCTGGCCTCTTACACGCACCTTCGCATCCTCGATGTGTCGCACAACCACCTGAGCCGCGTGCCCGATCGCCTGCCTCGTTCCCTCTGGCAGCTCCACGCCGCCTCTAACCGGATCCTCCGATTGGACAAGAACGATACGGTCCACCAGTGGAACCTGAGGGTGCTTGACCTCTCCAACAATAATCTAGAGAGGACCGTTTTCATAAACAACACACTGATCAATCTGTGTATGCTCAACATGAGCTACAATAACCTCTGGACTTTTCCTACCAACATGCCTGCACGTCTGGAGATTATCGACATCTCGCACAATTCACTTGTGAAGGTGCTGCCGGGCTCACTGGACAGACTTCCCAATTTATCCCTCTTCTATCTCCACGCCAACCGCCTCTCCGAGCTTCCCTTCGGGGTCTTTGAACAGATACCGTCGCTTCGGGTTCTCACTCTGGGTAACAACCCTTGGGCCTGCCACAAGGAAGCTGCCATGACCTACCTCCTATCCTGGTTACAGCGGAGTGCCGCTCTCATCTTGGGCTGCCCCTGTCGCCTGCAACCTATCTGCGGCGGGGGAAAGACAGGATGGTGGAACTTGAGCACCTTCCATCTTCCTGCCGTGATGACAAGCACACGGGGACTCCTCCCGGACTCCACGAAGGCAACAACCACAATCGATAGCCTTCCTGATACTTCTACTTCTGCAG GCTCAACTCAAGACACGAGAGTCATGACAAAAACTCCAAGGAGGATAACCGATAAGTTCCTCACCACCATCCGAGTAAAgaagccaagcggtcttcggacTGAGAGCGTTAGGAGGAAGGTTCCCCCGTTTTCCGGTGGTGTGGACAACATGGCTCAATCGCTGGCTAAGTACTCCTCAACCTTTCTCCTGTTCAGCCTGAGCCTTCTGTCTCTCATGCTGCCTTGA